TCCTTGAGTTCATGCGCGCCGACGGTGCCGCCATCTACGTCAACGACCAGCTCAACCTCCTTGGCACCACCCCCTCCAAAGCGCAGGTCAACGAAATCATCGACTGGCTCCGCGACGAGTCCGTCAACCCCCACCTCGCCCCCGACCACCTCAGCAACCTCCCCCCCGCCGCCGCCGAATTCACCGCCACCGCCAGCGGCCTCCTTGCCCTGCGACTCTCCCGCGTCGATCCCCATTTTGTCCTCTGGTTCCGACCTGAAATCATCACCACCGTCACCTGGGCCGGTAACCCCGAAAAAATCATCGCCTCGGATTCCACCCTCCACCCGCGCAAATCTTTCAGCGCTTGGAAGCAGGAAGTCACCGGTCACTCCCTCCCCTGGACCTCCCCCGAGCTTCAAGGTGCCACCGAACTCCTCACCGCCCTCAACGCCCTCGTCCTGCGTCGCACCGAACGCCTCATCCGTCTCAACGGAGAACTCGAACGCAAAAACACCGACCTCAACTCCTTCGCCTACATCGCCGCCCACGATCTCAAGGAACCCCTCCGCGGCATCGCCCACTACAGCAAATTCATCCGCGAAGACCACGCCGACACGCTCAAACCCGACGCCATCAAGAAACTCGAGACCATCGGCGACCTCGCCATCCACTCCAGCGAACTCCTCGACGCCCTCAACCGCTTCTCCCGACTCGGCCGCATCGACATCCACCGCAAACCCACTTCGCTCGACGACATCCTCAACAAAGTCCTCGCCCTGCTCGAAGTGACCATCCGCGAAAATCACTTTCAAGTCATCCGCCCGCACCCCCTCCCGATCATCAACTGCGATCCCATCCTGCTTCGCGAAATTCTCCTCAATCTCGTCGCCAACGCCATTCGTTACAACACCAGCACCAAAAAGTGGGTCGAAATCGGTCATGACCTCACAGCCGATCCCGAAAACGCCCCCGGCGGTGCCTTCTACGTTCGCGACAATGGCATCGGCATCCACTCGAAACATTTCCATAACATCTTCGACATCTTCCGCCGCCTCCATGCCCATGGCGACTTCGGAACCGGCACCGGCGCCGGACTAGCGATCACCAAATCCATCGTCGAACGACACGGCGGTCGCATCTGGCTCGAGTCCACCCCCGGCCAGGGCACCACCTTCTACTTCACTCTCCAATAACATGGAACCCATCCCCGGCCCGCGCCACATCCTCATCCTCGATGACAACGACATCGACCGCGAAACCTGCCAGCGCTACCTCTCCCGAAGC
This region of Phragmitibacter flavus genomic DNA includes:
- a CDS encoding ATP-binding protein, encoding MNPSTLDSAALNSCHSEPIHIPGAIQPHGAMLVLQEPDLICLQASNNLREITGRDPAAILNQPISALFGSESETETNKILAAIASGDPATESPLYLEIDGRSFDCLLHRHDGVLIAELESATHAPLSRHHRLLQSAIGELRGTLQLKDLYQTIATFVSTLTGFERVMVYKFDADWHGEVVAESLLSPVDSYLGHHFPANDIPAQARALYTRSWLRIIPNSTYTPVQLLPAINPLTQRPTDLSYSVLRSVSPLHLEYLRNMEVGASMSISLIIDGQLWGLIACHHRTPRPLPYSVRSTCEIFGQVASLEIARHQDAVRLRELNHATRIQTRFFDVISREQNFVEALIKYTPELLEFMRADGAAIYVNDQLNLLGTTPSKAQVNEIIDWLRDESVNPHLAPDHLSNLPPAAAEFTATASGLLALRLSRVDPHFVLWFRPEIITTVTWAGNPEKIIASDSTLHPRKSFSAWKQEVTGHSLPWTSPELQGATELLTALNALVLRRTERLIRLNGELERKNTDLNSFAYIAAHDLKEPLRGIAHYSKFIREDHADTLKPDAIKKLETIGDLAIHSSELLDALNRFSRLGRIDIHRKPTSLDDILNKVLALLEVTIRENHFQVIRPHPLPIINCDPILLREILLNLVANAIRYNTSTKKWVEIGHDLTADPENAPGGAFYVRDNGIGIHSKHFHNIFDIFRRLHAHGDFGTGTGAGLAITKSIVERHGGRIWLESTPGQGTTFYFTLQ